A genomic region of Ovis aries strain OAR_USU_Benz2616 breed Rambouillet chromosome 20, ARS-UI_Ramb_v3.0, whole genome shotgun sequence contains the following coding sequences:
- the NFKBIE gene encoding NF-kappa-B inhibitor epsilon isoform X2 produces the protein MSEARKGQDDTDESQYDSGIESLRSLRSLPESTPRPASGPSEGGGPQPWTHPPGTAKEPEDKEDTDGERADSTYGSSSLTEPLSLSGDPRTEGAVPDSPLRAAGALSPQQLEALTYISEDGDTLIHLAVIHEAPAVLLYCLALLPQEVLDIQNNLYQTALHLAVHLDQPGAVRALVLKGASRVLQDRHGDTALHVACQRQHLACARCLLEGQPEPGRGTPHSLDLQLQNWQGLACLHIATLQRNRPLMELLLQNGADIDVQEGTSGKTALHLAVETQERGLVQFLLQAGARVDARMLNGCTPLHLAAGRGLSSISSTLCEPFALLPFDDLKISGKPLLCAD, from the exons ATGTCGGAGGCGCGGAAGGGGCAGGACGACACCGATGAGAGCCAGTATGACTCGGGCATCGAGTCTCTGCGCTCCCTGCGCTCCCTGCCCGAGTCCACCCCGCGCCCAGCCTCGGGGCCCTCAGAGGGCGGGGGCCCCCAGCCCTGGACTCATCCTCCGGGAACCGCCAAGGAGCCAGAGGACAAGGAAGACACGGACGGGGAGCGGGCTGACTCCACCTACGGCTCCTCATCGCTCACCGAGCCCCTGTCCTTGTCGGGGGACCCCAGGACCGAGGGCGCAGTTCCAGACTCCCCGCTCCGCGCCGCCGGGGCGCTGAGCCCTCAGCAGCTGGAAGCACTCACGTACATTTCCGAGGACGGAGACAC GCTGATCCACCTGGCAGTGATTCACGAGGCCCCTGCCGTGCTGCTGTATTGCCTGGCTCTGCTGCCCCAGGAAGTCTTGGACATTCAGAACAACCTTTACCAG ACAGCACTTCATCTGGCTGTACATCTGGACCAGCCAGGTGCAGTGAGGGCCCTGGTGCTGAAGGGGGCCAGCCGGGTGCTGCAGGACCGACATGGTGACACAGCCCTGCATGTGGCCTGCCAGCGCCAACACCTGGCCTGTGCCCGCTGCCTACTCgaggggcagccagagccggGCAGAGGAACACCTCACTCCTTGGACCTCCAGCTGCAAAACTGGCAAG GTCTGGCCTGTCTCCACATCGCCACCCTGCAGAGGAACCGGCCACTCATGGAACTGCTGCTTCAGAACGGAGCTGACATTGATGTGCAG GAGGGCACGAGTGGGAAGACAGCGCTGCACCTGGCTGTGGAGACCCAGGAGCGGGGTCTGGTgcaattcctcctccaggcggGGGCCCGGGTGGATGCCCGCATGCTCAATGGATGCACGCCTCTGCACCTGGCTGCGGGCCGGGGCCTCAGCAGCATCTCGTCCACCCTGTGCGAG CCCTTTGCCCTGTTGCCCTTCGACGACCTGAAGATCTCTGGGAAGCCACTGCTGTGTGCTGACTGA
- the NFKBIE gene encoding NF-kappa-B inhibitor epsilon isoform X1, which produces MSEARKGQDDTDESQYDSGIESLRSLRSLPESTPRPASGPSEGGGPQPWTHPPGTAKEPEDKEDTDGERADSTYGSSSLTEPLSLSGDPRTEGAVPDSPLRAAGALSPQQLEALTYISEDGDTLIHLAVIHEAPAVLLYCLALLPQEVLDIQNNLYQTALHLAVHLDQPGAVRALVLKGASRVLQDRHGDTALHVACQRQHLACARCLLEGQPEPGRGTPHSLDLQLQNWQGLACLHIATLQRNRPLMELLLQNGADIDVQEGTSGKTALHLAVETQERGLVQFLLQAGARVDARMLNGCTPLHLAAGRGLSSISSTLCEAGADSLLRNVEDETPQDLAEDPFALLPFDDLKISGKPLLCAD; this is translated from the exons ATGTCGGAGGCGCGGAAGGGGCAGGACGACACCGATGAGAGCCAGTATGACTCGGGCATCGAGTCTCTGCGCTCCCTGCGCTCCCTGCCCGAGTCCACCCCGCGCCCAGCCTCGGGGCCCTCAGAGGGCGGGGGCCCCCAGCCCTGGACTCATCCTCCGGGAACCGCCAAGGAGCCAGAGGACAAGGAAGACACGGACGGGGAGCGGGCTGACTCCACCTACGGCTCCTCATCGCTCACCGAGCCCCTGTCCTTGTCGGGGGACCCCAGGACCGAGGGCGCAGTTCCAGACTCCCCGCTCCGCGCCGCCGGGGCGCTGAGCCCTCAGCAGCTGGAAGCACTCACGTACATTTCCGAGGACGGAGACAC GCTGATCCACCTGGCAGTGATTCACGAGGCCCCTGCCGTGCTGCTGTATTGCCTGGCTCTGCTGCCCCAGGAAGTCTTGGACATTCAGAACAACCTTTACCAG ACAGCACTTCATCTGGCTGTACATCTGGACCAGCCAGGTGCAGTGAGGGCCCTGGTGCTGAAGGGGGCCAGCCGGGTGCTGCAGGACCGACATGGTGACACAGCCCTGCATGTGGCCTGCCAGCGCCAACACCTGGCCTGTGCCCGCTGCCTACTCgaggggcagccagagccggGCAGAGGAACACCTCACTCCTTGGACCTCCAGCTGCAAAACTGGCAAG GTCTGGCCTGTCTCCACATCGCCACCCTGCAGAGGAACCGGCCACTCATGGAACTGCTGCTTCAGAACGGAGCTGACATTGATGTGCAG GAGGGCACGAGTGGGAAGACAGCGCTGCACCTGGCTGTGGAGACCCAGGAGCGGGGTCTGGTgcaattcctcctccaggcggGGGCCCGGGTGGATGCCCGCATGCTCAATGGATGCACGCCTCTGCACCTGGCTGCGGGCCGGGGCCTCAGCAGCATCTCGTCCACCCTGTGCGAGGCAGGTGCCGACTCCCTGCTGCGAAACGTGGAGGATGAGACTCCCCAGGACCTGGCTGAGGAT CCCTTTGCCCTGTTGCCCTTCGACGACCTGAAGATCTCTGGGAAGCCACTGCTGTGTGCTGACTGA
- the TMEM151B gene encoding transmembrane protein 151B: MSPPGSAAGESGGGGGGGGGGPGVPEEPTAAATTDEGPAREEQRPIQPSFTKSLCRESHWKCLLLSLLMYGCLGAVAWCHVTTVTRLTFSSAYQGNSLMYHDSPCSNGYVYIPLAFLLMLYAVYLVECWHCQARHELQHRVDVSSVRERVGRMQQATPCIWWKAISYHYVRRTRQVTRYRNGDAYTTTQVYHERVNTHVAEAEFDYARCGVRDVSKALVGLEGAPATRLRFTKCFSFASVEAENAYLCQRARFFAENEGLDDYMEAREGMHLKNVDFREFMVAFPDPARPPWYACSSAFWAAALLTLSWPLRVLAEYRTAYAHYHVEKLFGLEGPGSAGGSAGGGLSPSDELLPPLTHRLPRVNTVDSTELEWHIRSNQQLVPSYSEAVLMDLAGLGARCPGGAAGGYAPTCRYGGVGGPGAAGLAPYRRSCEHCQRAVSSSSIFSRSALSICASPRAAPGPGGVGAGCGGSRFSLGRLYGSRRSCLWRSRSGSVNEASCPTEQTRLSSQASMGDDEEDDDEEEAGPPPPYHDALYFPVLIVHRQEGCLGHSHRPLHRHGSCVETSL, from the exons ATGTCCCCCCCTGGCTCGGCCGCGGGAgagagcggcggcggcggcggcggcggcggtggcggcccCGGGGTCCCGGAGGAGCCCACGGCGGCGGCGACTACGGACGAGGGCCCCGCCCGAGAGGAG CAGCGCCCCATCCAGCCCTCTTTCACCAAGTCCCTCTGCCGTGAGTCCCACTGGAAGTGCCTGCTGCTCTCGCTGCTCATGTACGGCTGCCTGGGGGCGGTGGCCTGGTGCCATGTCACCACGGTGACCCGCCTCACCTTCAGCAGCGCCTACCAGGGCAACAGCCTCATGTACCACGACAGCCCCTGCTCCAACGGCTATGTCTACAtccccctggccttcctgctcaTGCTGTATGCCGTCTACCTGGTGGAGTGCTGGCATTGCCAAGCCCGCCACGAGCTGCAGCACCGGGTGGACGTGAGCAGCGTGCGAGAGCGCGTGGGCCGCATGCAGCAGGCCACGCCCTGTATCTGGTGGAAGGCCATCAGCTACCACTACGTCCGCCGCACGCGCCAAGTCACCCGATATCGCAATGGAGACGCCTACACCACCACCCAG GTCTACCATGAGCGCGTGAACACGCACGTGGCCGAGGCTGAGTTCGACTACGCGCGCTGTGGCGTCCGCGACGTGTCCAAGGCGCTGGTGGGGCTGGAGGGCGCGCCGGCCACACGGCTGCGCTTCACCAAGTGCTTCAGTTTCGCCAGCGTGGAGGCCGAGAACGCGTACCTGTGCCAGCGCGCGCGCTTCTTCGCCGAGAACGAGGGCCTGGACGACTACATGGAGGCGCGCGAGGGCATGCACCTCAAGAACGTGGACTTCCGCGAGTTCATGGTGGCCTTCCCCGACCCGGCCAGGCCGCCCTGGTACGCCTGCTCGTCCGCCTTCTGGGCCGCGGCGCTGCTCACGCTGTCGTGGCCGCTGCGCGTGCTGGCCGAGTACCGCACAGCCTACGCGCACTACCACGTAGAGAAGCTCTTTGGCCTGGAGGGCCCGGGCTCGGCAGGCGGCAGCGCTGGCGGCGGCCTCAGTCCCAGCGACGAGCTGCTGCCGCCGCTCACGCACCGCCTGCCGCGGGTCAACACGGTGGACAGCACGGAGCTCGAGTGGCACATCCGCTCCAACCAGCAGCTGGTGCCCAGCTACTCGGAGGCGGTGCTCATGGACCTGGCGGGGCTGGGCGCGCGATGCCCTGGGGGCGCGGCCGGGGGCTACGCGCCCACCTGCCGCTACGGCGGGGTGGGTGGACCGGGAGCGGCGGGCCTGGCCCCATACCGGCGCAGCTGCGAGCACTGCCAGCGCGCGGTGAGTAGCTCGTCCATCTTCTCGCGCAGCGCCCTGAGCATCTGCGCCAGCCCGCGGGCCGCCCCCGGGCCCGGAGGAGTCGGGGCGGGCTGCGGAGGCAGCCGCTTCTCTCTCGGCCGCCTCTACGGCTCCCGGCGCAGCTGCCTGTGGCGCAGCCGGAGCGGGAGCGTCAACGAGGCGAGCTGCCCTACCGAGCAGACGCGACTGTCCAGCCAGGCCAGCATGGGGGACGACGAGGAGGACGACGACGAGGAGGAGGCCGGGCCGCCGCCGCCCTACCACGACGCCCTCTACTTTCCCGTGCTCATTGTGCACCGTCAGGAGGGGTGTCTGGGCCACAGCCACCGGCCGCTGCACCGCCACGGCTCCTGCGTAGAGACCTCACTGTGA